From Hordeum vulgare subsp. vulgare unplaced genomic scaffold, MorexV3_pseudomolecules_assembly, whole genome shotgun sequence, the proteins below share one genomic window:
- the LOC123422469 gene encoding ATP synthase subunit beta, chloroplastic yields the protein MRTNPTTSRPGVSTSEEKSTGRIDQIIGPVLDVTFPPGKLPYIYNALVVQSRDTADKQINVTCEVQQLLGNNRVRAVAMSATDGLMRGMEVIDTGAPLSVPVGGATLGRIFNVLGEPVDNLGPVDSSATFPIHRSAPAFIELDTKLSIFETGIKVVDLLAPYRRGGKIGLFGGAGVGKTVLIMELINNIAKAHGGVSVFGGVGERTREGNDLYMEMKESGVINEKNIEESKVALVYGQMNEPPGARMRVGLTALTMAEYFRDVNKQDVLLFIDNIFRFVQAGSEVSALLGRMPSAVGYQPTLSTEMGSLQERIASTKKGSITSIQAVYVPADDLTDPAPATTFAHLDATTVLSRGLASKGIYPAVDPLDSTSTMLQPRIVGNEHYETAQRVKETLQRYKELQDIIAILGLDELSEEDRLTVARARKIERFLSQPFFVAEVFTGSPGKYVALAETIRGFQLILSGELDGLPEQAFYLVGNIDEASTKAITLEEENKSQK from the coding sequence ATGAGAACCAATCCTACTACTTCTCGTCCCGGGGTTTCCACAAGTGAAGAAAAAAGTACAGGtcgtatcgatcaaattattggaCCCGTGCTGGATGTCACTTTTCCCCCGGGCAAGTTACCTTATATTTATAACGCTTTAGTAGTCCAGAGTAGAGACACTGCCGATAAGCAAATTAATGTGACTTGTGAGGTACAACAATTATTAGGAAATAATCGAGTTAGAGCTGTAGCTATGAGTGCTACGGACGGGTTGATGAGAGGAATGGAAGTGATTGACACGGGAGCTCCTCTCAGTGTTCCGGTCGGTGGAGCTACTCTCGGACGAATTTTCAACGTTCTTGGGGAGCCTGTTGACAATTTGGGTCCTGTAGATAGTAGTGCAACGTTCCCTATTCATAGATCTGCGCCTGCCTTTATCGAGTTAGATACGAAATTATCCATCTTTGAAACAGGTATTAAGGTCGTCGATCTTTTAGCTCCTTATCGACGTGGAGGAAAAATAGGACTATTTGGGGGGGCTGGAGTAGGTAAAACAGTACTGATCATGGAATTAATCAATAACATTGCTAAAGCTCATGGGGGCGTATCCGTATTCGGTGGAGTAGGGGAACGGACTCGTGAAGGAAATGATCTTTATATGGAAATGAAGGAATCCGGAGTAATTAATGAAAAAAATATTGAAGAATCAAAGGTAGCTCTAGTCTATGGCCAAATGAATGAACCACCGGGAGCTCGTATGAGAGTTGGTTTAACTGCCCTAACTATGGCAGAATATTTCCGAGATGTTAATAAGCAAGACGTGCTTTTATTTATCGATAATATCTTTCGTTTTGTTCAAGCAGGATCAGAGGTATCCGCTTTATTAGGGAGAATGCCCTCCGCAGTGGGTTATCAACCTACTCTTAGTACAGAAATGGGTTCTTTGCAAGAAAGAATTGCTTCTACTAAAAAGGGATCTATAACTTCGATTCAAGCAGTTTATGTACCTGCGGACGATTTGACCGACCCTGcccctgccacaacatttgcacaTTTGGATGCTACTACCGTACTTTCCAGAGGATTAGCTTCCAAGGGTATTTATCCAGCAGTAGATCCTTTAGATTCAACATCAACTATGTTACAGCCTCGGATCGTTGGCAACGAACATTATGAAACTGCGCAAAGAGTTAAGGAAACTTTACAACGTTACAAAGAACTTCAGGACATTATCGCAATTCTTGGCTTGGATGAATTATCGGAAGAGGATCGTTTAACTGTAGCAAGAGCAAGAAAAATTGAGCGTTTCTTATCACAACCGTTCTTTGTGGCAGAAGTTTTTACTGGTTCTCCAGGAAAGTATGTTGCTCTTGCGGAAACTATTAGGGGATTTCAACTAATCCTTTCCGGAGAATTAGACGGCCTACCTGAACAGGCTTTTTATTTGGTGGGTAACATCGATGAAGCTAGCACGAAAGCTATAACcttagaagaggagaacaaatcgcAGAAATGA
- the LOC123422470 gene encoding ribulose bisphosphate carboxylase large chain: MSPQTETKAGVGFQAGVKDYKLTYYTPEYETKDTDILAAFRVSPQPGVPPEEAGAAVAAESSTGTWTTVWTDGLTSLDRYKGRCYHIEPVAGEDSQWICYVAYPLDLFEEGSVTNMFTSIVGNVFGFKALRALRLEDLRIPPTYSKTFQGPPHGIQVERDKLNKYGRPLLGCTIKPKLGLSAKNYGRACYECLRGGLDFTKDDENVNSQPFMRWRDRFVFCAEAIYKSQAETGEIKGHYLNATAGTCEEMIKRAVFARELGVPIVMHDYLTGGFTANTTLAHYCRDNGLLLHIHRAMHAVIDRQKNHGMHFRVLAKALRMSGGDHIHSGTVVGKLEGEREMTLGFVDLLRDDFIEKDRARGIFFTQDWVSMPGVIPVASGGIHVWHMPALTEIFGDDSVLQFGGGTLGHPWGNAPGAAANRVALEACVQARNEGRDLAREGNEIIRAACKWSPELAAACEVWKAIKFEFEPVDTIDKKV, translated from the coding sequence ATGTCACcacaaacagaaactaaagcAGGTGTTGGATTTCAAGCTGGTGTTAAAGATTATAAATTGACTTACTACACCCCAGAGTATGAAACTAAGGATACTGATATCTTGGCAGCATTCCGAGTAAGTCCTCAGCCTGGGGTTCCGCCCGAAGAAGCAGGGGCTGCAGTAGCTGCCGAATCTTCTACTGGTACATGGACAACTGTTTGGACTGATGGACTTACCAGTCTTGATCGTTACAAAGGACGATGCTATCACATCGAGCCTGTTGCTGGGGAAGACAGCCAATGGATCTGTTATGTAGCTTATCCATTAGACCTATTTGAGGAGGGTTCCGTTACTAACATGTTTACTTCCATTGTGGGTAACGTATTTGGGTTCAAAGCCCTACGTGCTCTACGTTTGGAGGATCTACGAATTCCCCCTACTTATTCAAAAACTTTCCAAGGCCCGCCTCATGGTATCCAAGTTGAAAGAGATAAGTTGAACAAGTATGGCCGTCCTTTATTGGGATGTACTATTAAACCAAAATTGGGATTATCCGCAAAAAATTATGGTAGAGCGTGTTATGAGTGTCTACGTGGTGGACTTGATTTTACCAAAGATGATGAAAACGTAAACTCACAACCATTTATGCGCTGGAGAGACCGTTTTGTCTTTTGTGCCGAAGCTATTTATAAATCACAGGCCGAAACCGGTGAAATCAAGGGGCATTACTTGAATGCGACTGCGGGTACATGTGAAGAAATGATTAAGAGAGCTGTATTTGCGAGAGAATTAGGGGTTCCTATTGTAATGCATGACTACTTAACCGGGGGATTCACCGCAAATACTACTTTGGCTCACTATTGCCGCGACAATGGCTTACTTCTTCACATTCACCGTGCAATGCATGCAGTTATTGATAGACAGAAAAATCATGGTATGCATTTCCGTGTATTAGCTAAAGCATTGCGTATGTCTGGGGGAGATCATATCCACTCCGGTACAGTAGTAGGTAAGTTAGAAGGGGAACGCGAAATGACTTTAGGTTTTGTTGATTTATTGCGCGATGATTTTATTGAAAAAGATCGTGCTCGCGGTATCTTTTTCACTCAGGACTGGGTATCCATGCCAGGTGTTATACCGGTAGCTTCAGGTGGTATTCATGTTTGGCATATGCCAGCTCTGACCGAAATCTTTGGGGACGATTCTGTATTACAATTTGGTGGAGGAACTTTAGGACATCCTTGGGGGAATGCACCTGGTGCAGCAGCTAATCGAGTGGCTTTAGAAGCTTGTGTACAAGCTCGTAACGAAGGGCGTGATCTTGCTCGCGAAGGTAATGAAATTATCCGAGCAGCTTGCAAATGGAGTCCTGAACTAGCCGCAGCTTGTGAAGTATGGAAGGCGATCAAATTCGAGTTCGAGCCGGTAGATACTATCGATAAGAAGGTCTAA
- the LOC123422472 gene encoding 30S ribosomal protein S18, chloroplastic encodes MYTSKQPFLKSKQPFSKSKQTFNKSKQPFRKSKQTFRKFKQPFRKSKQPFRRRPRIGPGDRIDYRNMSLINRFISEQGKILSRRINRLTLKQQRLITLAIKQARILSFLPFRNYENEKQFQAQSISIITGSRPRKNRHIPQLTQKYNSNRNLRNYNQNLRNNNRNLSSDC; translated from the coding sequence ATGTATACATCTAAACAACCTTTTCTTAAATCTAAGCAACCCTTTAGTAAATCCAAGCAAACTTTTAATAAATCCAAGCAACCCTTTCGTAAATCCAAGCAAACTTTTCGTAAATTCAAACAACCTTTTCGTAAATCTAAACAACCTTTTCGTAGGCGTCCCCGGATTGGCCCGGGAGATCGAATTGATTATAGAAACATGAGTTTAATTAATAGATTTATTAGTGAACAAGGAAAAATATTATCGAGACGAATAAATAGATTAACCTTGAAACAACAACGATTAATTACTCTTGCTATAAAACAGGCTCGTATTTTATCTTTTTTACCGTTTCGTAACTATGAGAACGAAAAACAATTTCAAGCCCAGTCAATTTCAATAATTACAGGTTCTAGACCCAGAAAAAATAGACATATTCCTCAATTAACGCAAAAGTACAATTCCAATCGAAACTTAAGAAACTACAACCAaaatttaagaaacaacaaccggAACTTAAGTTCCGATTGTTGA